GGCCTTTTCATCTCATCGAATGGTGATTCCGTTAGTTTTTCTGCCGTAACCTTTGTACGCCACTGGGAAATAGGAGAGCCCATTGCTATATCCATCTGCTTATCTGTAAAATAATTTCAATCGACCCAGTCTACGATTGCTAACCAACCTGACTTACCTATCGGGACTGGGGGATGGTATTTGTATTCACACCCTAAAACTAAATACTCTTTTCGGTTCTCGGTTCCACTCTGGAGAATTTCCCCAAGCAGAAACTTATCGCACTCCTTGATAAGGTTGTCAAGTTGATAGAACTCAGCGTCCGCTCTCAGGTTCTCCAAGGCGAGCTCTGGAGACATTCGTTTTGGGATGACACGGTCGTTCAAAGGAAGAACCTTGTATCCGCACAAGTAGTCCGATATAATGAGAAACAAGTCAGGGTCTCGAGATAGCTTGATATGCCGGGTCTGGGACTCTTTAAAGTCTCCTAGGAAGCAAGTGGTAAAGTAGTTTGGGCTATCGTATTCGATCTGGGACTTGGTCAATAGAATATCTGTCCCTCGAACAGTCACTGTGTAGCTAGTGTCGCACTCCATAGGGATTTCATTCGTGAAGGGGTATAAAGTATGTCAAGGGAGATAACACCACTGTGTCCGGGAGTTATGTAGCTAGCTGTAGGTGGTCGCACCAATCAAAGAGCGTGGGGCTCGCTTACTCATCCGACCTATACTatttggaatggaacgtttGTCTTTGATTGTCAGGCCGGTTCCATCGACCGCCACTCCAAGCCACGGCATCAATTGGTATTCCATCAGACCGCTTACGGTACGGGTGTGAACTAGCTGTCTACAAAGCACATTAATTTCGCAAGGAGAACCGACTTTACACGTTTCAGTCTAAATAAATCTCAATAAATAATCGGATAAAAGCCGACTCAACAATCCCAAACCGCTGCAGTTCATCGAGATCAAGGTGAAAAGTCGTAGACCCTCCTTTTGCGAGTTTGGTTGGGCGTACTAGTTGCAGACTCAAAACATCATCGATTTAGTGATAATGTACTTAAGAGTATGTGTATGAAAAGGAGTATCAGAGGCCGCAGAGGGAAATCGGGATAGACCGGCAGAAATGGGAAAATCTTTTAGTGGCAGAGTGAAGAGGGCGGAACAGAAGCACTCAAGTATCAGTGAGGTGTAAATTGAGGAGCCTGTGATGTGATGAATGCGGAATGGAGTTCAGAACGAGAGTATGATCACACGAGCTAAATACGTTTTTGATCACTAAGTACAAAGGCAGATCAATTGTTCACCCTGCAAACGGAGTTCCTACATTTATTTCTATAATCAGTAACTTGAGTCAATAGCTGCTCATTTCAACTTACACGTTCCTTTGTGAGTATATGGAGCTCTAATCTTTCGGAGTCACTACACTCGCTAGTACAACCAGAATTTCTGTGGCCCGATGACTTCCCTGGCCAGCAACATTTTCAATGCGCCATCCTGCAAATTTCCAGCCATTCTGGCGATAATTTCCGGCCATCTTTCTTGTATAACCTTCCATCGCAGCAACTATGCGGAAGCCCTGGAAGTCATTGTACGAATTTGGCGATTGTAACTGTTCAATCTGAACAAACACATCTTCTGTCACAATGGTGTACCAATGATCTTTTTCGGGGCTTAGATACGCTATGTCCCTCACTAATGAGAATAAAATTAGAGGTCCGAGGTATTATGAGGATAGCATGGACGTACCTGAGATCCCCTTTGGGGCAGTATCACTCAAAATATTAGTGTTCCAAGCTGTATACCCAAGTAACATGAACGACATTTTGGGAACTCGATGAGATATGCGTGGCTTAGCAAATGTTTCGCAAGCTTTGACCAATCCGTCAAGCTGATAGAACAAGGCATCGATACGCAAGTTCTCCAATCCCATTTTAGTCGACATGAAGGAAGGAAGGAGTTTGTCGTTCAAAGGAAGAACCTCATATCCGCAAAGATACTCCACGATGATCCTGAAGAGATCTGGATTCCTGCATAGCTCGAGGCTACGAGATTGGGCTTCGCGAAAATCGCCAAGAAAGCATGATGAGAAATAATTAGGCGAGTCGAACTCGATTTGTGATTTGGTGAGTACAAACTCTTGACCTCGCATGATAACGGTGTATTTTGGCTCGTAGTCCATCTTGCGCTACTTTTCAATAATGAAGCGTATAGTATTGGAGATGGACAAGAGTGAGATGGTTGTGGCAGTCAAGCGCAAAGATCCATTATGAGTTACGCCACTTGATGCTGAGTCAGCCTAGTATCTTCAAAAGGAAATTCCAATGTGGCAAAAAAATCCATTGGAGCTCGGTACCGGCTCTCAATCCAACCCTGTACTGAGAGACACCATGAATTCTCTCACATAACATAGTGCCCTCTGGAATAGGTTTTGTGAAAAGCCAAGTAGAGCTGGTGTTGATGTTTATAGCTAACGATTGCGTGGATGAACTCCTATTACACCATTCGCTCCTTGCGAGGTTACTTATTTGGAGAAGTTAAGATAATGATACTAGGATGTATCCACATTCGGCGTTGGAGGTATAAAGCATCCACCCAACACGATAGGAACAGTTTCTCCGTCGAATAATATATCCAGGCCTCCCTCTTTATCAAGTTGTTCAGCAATTATTTCATCGTGTTGGCGGTCCTCAGACACATATCTCAATACTTAACGAGTCTAATGAGTTGATCAAATGACGTGTCCGTGGGAGAACTTATCCTCCGCCAGCTCGTTCGCGTTGGCCATGAGACCGAGaccgcgagtctggctcTCAGATGCGCGACTCAAACCGATTATCATGACCTTGCGGACTGGCGGATGGCATAGAAACGACACGCAAAGGCGCGAAGGCCGGGTGCAAGACCGATGCGGCATGAACAGGTATTCACGTGACTCCCTTTATGCTCCCGCCAAGTCGCTGTGTTGCGTCTGTACAGGCTTcgtcgcaaaacgtccaTTTGTGGCTGTTTATTGAGTTTTCGATACTATATTTGGTGTCGGCCCTCTCGTTTAATTTAGAATAAACTTGAGATCTCGAGATACTCCACTAGAAGTTGTCGAGGTGAAAAAGCAGGCTTGATTTTAGATAAAGACTACCTAAGCTACATTATTTACTATTTTGGGAGATTCCTACAGGGGAACACGCAGAGCGGAAGAAGAGACAGTGTAAAATCGATTGTTGAATCACACGCGATCCTAGCGAATCCCTCGTAATGCAGATCATTCTTCGCAAATGGACTTGGGGTGATGTGCGGGGTACCCAAACGAGAAACATGGTCTCTTAAATCGTAACATGTACATCTCTGGCTGTCATAAAAGGATAGATGAAGATTTATGTTATGGGATGTTGATCAGGGCGTTTACTATTCATGGCAAGAATGAGGTGTCATCTCTTCGATCGAGCTCGTCACTCCGTCTTGCCTAATACACGAGACGGGCCAATTCACCCGAGTCGCAAGCGAGACTCACACCTGTAGATGCAGTACAGCGAGCATTCCCAGAATCCAAAGTCATATAATTCAATACATTAAGTGAGTAGCAGTTAAGAATCAAGCATATTTCATCTATTCTTTACTCTCTGGGAATCAATCAATCGATCATTCATCCAAGCTCCATTGCCACCTGATGAACATATTCAAGTAGCCACAGCGCTTCTCACTCAATAAATTGCAAATTACTCGATTCAATGGAAATCTAGACCCATCCGCTCGCATGGTTCTTCGACCCGGCCACTCGGAGCTGCCAAATGATCCCCCGAGTCAGTTCATTTCGCAAAAGCCTTCCCGAGCTGATTGACGCTCGGCCATGTAATAAATGTCAACCCAGCAGACCATTTAGAGGATCATGTCTCGCAAGCGTGGTCCGGCGTTTTCCGTCCTTTGGAATTATGATATTGTGCCCATTCGACTTAAAGCTCAACAATGTTCTTCGTAAAATTTATTGAATAGTGTACACGATTGCTGTCAAAAACCCCAAATCTCTCCTAGATCGATCTTGTTATATATCATGCAGGCCTGCACTGGAAGGAGCTCGCAATATCGTTGAATTTCTGATTAGACAAATTGGCGGTTCCTGTTAAGCGTGGGATTAGCGACGCATCAATTTTTGTTCCTGTTGCTTTCACTTGCCATTGTGAACCAACCATCCTCCAGGGTTCGTACCCTTACAGTCCCACTCGCTAGAAAGTCGAGTTGAAAAAAAATCTCTAGTTTCGATCAGTTTACGCACCTCCAGAGTAAGCATGCTAGTCCCTTGTCGGGACCGAAGCTGGTGACCTTGTCGCTGAACTCGGTTCCAAAGTTCACGCATTGATTATCTCTATAAATAGAAAGTTCATAAGGTCAATCCCTTCGCTAGATAGAAGAAAGGAGAACTCACTTGAAACCAGCAACATAGAGCTACCAATGAGTTGTTGAGTACATTTCCGCTATCATAGTTCATAGCATACTCACACACCGACCCTTCCAATCCGCATCTGTGCAAAAGTAGACTCCTCCCGAAACGGCCGCCGCTGCAGGTCTCTATCATTCAATTTATAAGTAGCCATGGTTCGAATCGGCATAAAATACTTACACCAGGTGTGGGCTTGATCACGTTACTGGGATCCAGCTGGGCGGGTGTGGTAGTCTTCCCGTCCCATCCAAGAGCGAATTTCCAGTCTTCACCCCGAGCGAACCAGAGAGAAGGAACGCAGAGAGCAACGCTCGCAACTGATAGCAGGCTCAAAGTAAGACGCATGATAATATAGATTTATACGATGGGAGATACATGTATGCACGCAGGTCGTTTTATAGGCCATTTTCCATCATCGTTCGGCATGGACTCACTCACCTACCAAGGGAGCCCGGCCCGAACGGAGATCCCTACTTGGGTAGTATACGGTGTGGCTATGTTACACCCGGACGAGTCGGGCAGGATTGGTAGGAGAGGACTGGAAAGGCGGTCTCCATATAGTATTTTCGAGAATTCGAAGCTGCCTTGTTTATTGGCCCTACTATAATGGGTGTGCCCCTAAAGTACGTGCATGCGTTCGATGGTACGGGGTATATGTTCCACGCGTCGAATAGCCGCCAAAGGGGTAAGCTGTACACTGTGTGCTTAGCCGGTTAGTGCTGCAATTGGTGATCAGAGGGGCGGTGAACGAGTGACCAGGGCGAACATTCTCAGGGTCAAATCATCCGGAGAAATGAAAGGTGATCGCGTGGACCATTATGATCAGTTGGGTTTTCATCATCACGGCAGTTGGAATGCCCTAGTGGAACCTGTGTATATATATGGCATGATGGTGATCTATCTACGCATATATTACTCAAAGCACCTAAAATATCTTGATGAATTTGATTGAGAGCTAGGCCATAACTCATACGTATTGAGATACAGAAACAAGGACTTTTGTCATTTTAATCCGCTTCCGACCAGTAATCTTTTGCTTGACCTAATTACCGTTCTTTAGTCCCTATTCACCGATCTAATACAACTGTAGTTTATTATTGATCAAAGCTGTGCGCTCAAAATTGGTATGCAAAGTCAACTCGAAAGTTGGGGTCATCCATGACCTCACATGGCACTCGATATTGATGAGGTACTCTCCACCAAACTTTAGGCATGCGTCATTACCACTGTTCAAAAAAGCTTTACTCAACTCTTTCCATCATAGCAAGATAGGCAGTTATGCCACTGTTCAAAAACGAAATTTTTAATTGTAAAAACAAACAGAACCTTTCAACAAGTTCATCTATGCCATAGGGTACAGTATCCTTTCAACCAATATTGTAATTTGGTGGCGGCTAGGGTAAGAATAAAATTGGGATTTATATCCAAGCAGCTTCCAGTAGGTGCGATAATGGTCCCCCAGTTCGCGTTTCAACACATGCTGTACCGCAGCGTTAAGATAAAACTCGTCAAAGGTCGATGCTCCATCTGGCAAACGCAAACAATTGAACGGGTATCTGTGAATAAGCTCTGAACCGATCGGGGCAGCCCTCCAATTGGCGACTCCAACTATTTTCATAGCTAAGGAACAAACCTTTTCAACACATGCATAACACGGTACAACACCTTTGCTCACCCTGGATCTTCTTGGTCACTCGTATGTACATATGTACCCAGAAAGGCCAAGTGCCACTCGCTGGGTTTCATAAGTGCGACATAGGGTAACGTCAAAGCGTCAATCGCATACGCTAACCCATCGAGTTGATAAAAGACGGCATCTTCCCGTAGGTTGGCCATCATAGATTCGCGCGTTGCGTCGAGGGGGATTTGGTTGTAGGACAGAGGAAGTACTGTATATCCTCTCAAATACTTTTGGATAATCCGGAATAGATGTGGATCGCGGGGAATGTCCAGCTGGAGAGTTTTGCCTTCCCGAAAATCGCCCAAGAATGACATGGTGAAGTAGTTTGGGCTGTCGAATCCGATCTGAGACTGTGTTAGTTGAAACGGCTCGCCACCGACTACGACTTGATAGGTACTTTGGCTAGTCATGAGGGGAGCTCTGGATGAATGTTGAGCGGGAGAGTGCTGAGTATAGCCACTCAAAGGGCACAGCTATACTATACCCTCGATCAGGTGATCATAGCTTCTCaagcaaaacaaaacaaTCCCTGCATCAGATGTGGCGGGGGTGACCTTGCTTAGTCCAGCAAAGATACCAATATATTTAGTATTGTCAAAGCCGTATGAACTCCATGCCAACAGAAGCCTCCGATGGCCGGACCTGAGCTGAGCTGTCCTTATATGAGACACCGGCGAATACAAATTTCCTTGATTCATGCATGTACAACTCGCACCTACGTATACGTATACACCCAAATAGTAAAACAACAAATCACACAATAAATCATGTTCATTTTGAAACCGAAGGGAGCCCGATCCGTTCCACCAGGATAATGTTCAGATAACGAAAAGCATCTTCCTCGTATTCGGACTGGTAGCCAACCAACCGCCAGTGTTTGAGGTACTGTTCTCCTAGTTTCTCCCGCAAAACTTGGTGTACCATAGCCAGAGTATGAAAATCGTCGAAATTAGACCCGGAATAAGGGATCTCCAGTTGGTTAAAGGGGGCCCTAGCACGCACTTTTGCTGTGATAGGAGTTGTCTTCCACTCTGTCACTCCAGTGAACGCCTTGCCTGACAGGGTCGAATTAGCAGGAGAAGTACAGGGCTGCGCGGACCGGTTGCTTACCTGGAACTTCCAGAGTTGTGCGAATATTGGTAGGAAGGTATATACCAAGAAAAGCAAGATATCGCTCGTTTAACTTCATGGTATCGACATAAGGAATCAATATGGAATCCACACGATGAACGAGTCCATCGAGTTGAAAAAATGCAGCATCCGTTCGGATATTATACAGCAGGGTTTTGTCGAGCGCCGCAACCAGCTGCAAAGGCCCACGAGAAACCGGTCGTAATATTTCGTATCCGGATAGATAGCTGACTATATACTCAAAGACGGCTGGGTCCCGGTTGATGCTCAGACGGCCGGTATGAGCCTCCTGAAAACCGCTTTGGAAACATGTCGAGAAGAAGTTTGGGCTGTCAAACTCGATCTAATCCCTAGTTAAATGCCAGGATTTGTCTTTGATCACCACGGTATAGACATCTTGTTGAGCCATGAGGAAATTTGGGGGTGATGTGAGGTGCGGTGGATCAAAGATTGATTGGGGCGAGTTAATGAAACCGGATGCCCCACGAATTTGAAATGTTGCTACCGGCTGGAAACCATCGGACTATATGCATCCAACATTCTCAGGTGGTTGTAGATGCGAGAGTCCGATGACCAAATTATACTGCTTCAGCGGACAGAAAATACTGACCCTTTGGCCCCACGACAAACTTGTGCTTCCAAAACCTCAAGACTCGAGAACCACAACATTACATAAACACTACCCCACATCAGCGCGTGATTATCATTGGCGAAGCTCAAGCCCCACACTTGGCCTGTATGTATCTGAGTGTCCTTGATATAACGTTTCGAACTACCGTGAAAGGCAGTTTCAGTAACACCGGGAATCCGCACTCAATTGTGGGCTCCAAAGAACAGATGTGGAAGCGCTTTCCCATCAAATGACGAGACAACTCCAAGACGTTGAGTGGATATATACTATTAACTACCACTCGAAAGCCTTCTTCACGACCTCCATACCAATTTCCTATCCTCAGACCTGCGAAATGTACAAGACATTTGATTTGATCGCCATTGCATTCTTTGTTTTCGGATTGACACTTCTCCGTACTCTCTGGTACCGTCGCGATCAAAAGCTTAGACGTCCCCCGTCTCCCCCGTCCCTACCGTTTGTTGGGAATCTCTTTTCAATGCCCTCTGGCACGGAGCACATTGCGTATATGAAGTTAGGGAAACAGCTCAAGAGTGCGCAATCCTATATTTTTCATAATGTTATACTAACTGTTTGTCGCCATCCAACAATCCAACAGGTGATATTATTTATCTGAAGATGCTGGGCCACAGCACGATCGTACTAAACTCGTCTCAAGCTGCATACGACCTATTCGAGAAGCGATCCGCAAAATATTCAGATCGTGCAAATTCTCCTATGGTTAGAGATCCCACACTGTCAGTACCTATCAACAGGTTTCGATTTGTGGTCTCACTCATTTACTCTTTGATCGAATTAGACTCAACTGGCCTGGACACCCTGGACTTGTGGGATACAACGATTTATGGCGCTCACACCGACGAATGCTGAACAATTGGCTCAACGTACGCGCCGCTGTCCAGTTTCACGAATCACATGAACGGCAGGCTCGCGTGTTGCTCGGTCGACTGTTGAATATTTCAAATCGTGATGATCCGTTTGAGGAAACGGAGAACGATTTCTTCCTGTATGTGCCCTACAATCACGTTATGATAACGATCATTTAATTTGAGTCTAGTGCAATGGCATCTGCAATATTTCGGTCGGCGTATGGGTATCAACTTCAAGGTATCAACGATCCTTTTTTCCAAGGAGCAAAGGAGGCGATCGAGCATTTGTTTAGTGCTCACATGTATACTAGTAAGCCATATATTAGTCTTGCTCTATTGGAAATAATAGACTAAGCAATGGGCTTGGGTAGACTTTTGGGTTAATATATTTCCGGCGCTCTCTTACGTTCCAGACTGGTTTCCAGGGGCGGGTTGGAAGCGCACTGCTCGAGAGTGGAGAGAACAAAAGGATTGGATATTAAACAGTACACTAAAATGGACTAAGGATCAAGTTGTAAGTGTCCCTAAACTTGTGTCACTAGATGGATTGAGCAACACATCCGTAGGCCTCCGGTTCAGCCGAACCTTCGATTCTTGGCGCCTTGTTGGACCATAAAATTACTTCAAAATGGACACAAGAGGATAGGGATTATCGACTGAAGGAGCTTGGAATGGTCTTATACTCGGGTATGTGACCGATTTATTCTCAAGTTCATCAAATTGAATCAAGTCCATCGGACTCTTTAGGTGGCACTGATACTGTGAGTACGAGCGAAACCAACTTGATTCTCATGGTTTGAATATTCAAATTTCCCAGTCGTCAAACGTTTTAGTCAAGTTTGTTGCTGCCATGGTATTAAATCCGCATGTACAAGCAAAAGCCCAACAGGAGATCGACGCAGTACTTGGCCCCATGAAACTCCCAAAAGTTGAAGATGAAGAGCGCTTGCCCTATGTACGCAACCTCATTCTGGAGACCTTACGGTGGCATCCTGTGCTTCCAACTGGTAGGTACTAGTCTTACTTGGGCGTACACAGCATAACTCAAACTAGGCTTTGGGATTATTATAGCTGTTCCTCATGTGTGTTATGAAGACGATGTCTACCGAAATTATGATATTCCAAAAGGCACCGTCCTGTGAGTCAAGCCCATAGTAAGCTAC
This genomic interval from Rhizoctonia solani chromosome 11, complete sequence contains the following:
- a CDS encoding cytochrome P450 family protein — encoded protein: MYKTFDLIAIAFFVFGLTLLRTLWYRRDQKLRRPPSPPSLPFVGNLFSMPSGTEHIAYMKLGKQLKSDIIYLKMLGHSTIVLNSSQAAYDLFEKRSAKYSDRANSPMVRDPTLLNWPGHPGLVGYNDLWRSHRRMLNNWLNVRAAVQFHESHERQARVLLGRLLNISNRDDPFEETENDFFLAMASAIFRSAYGYQLQGINDPFFQGAKEAIEHLFSAHMYTNFWVNIFPALSYVPDWFPGAGWKRTAREWREQKDWILNSTLKWTKDQVASGSAEPSILGALLDHKITSKWTQEDRDYRLKELGMVLYSGGTDTSSNVLVKFVAAMVLNPHVQAKAQQEIDAVLGPMKLPKVEDEERLPYVRNLILETLRWHPVLPTAVPHVCYEDDVYRNYDIPKGTVLIGNIWAMSRDESIYKDPEVFNPDRFLDPNVPPLPGFGWGRRKCPGSYYAQAAVFVSITSLLAMFTFEKKRDSNGQEIIPNIEDRSNSMTLGLKPFDFKFSPRSEQHRQFVEGLVPVPK
- a CDS encoding The BTB (BR-C, ttk and bab)/POZ (Pox virus and Zinc finger) domain, whose translation is MDYEPKYTVIMRGQEFVLTKSQIEFDSPNYFSSCFLGDFREAQSRSLELCRNPDLFRIIVEYLCGYEVLPLNDKLLPSFMSTKMGLENLRIDALFYQLDGLVKACETFAKPRISHRVPKMSFMLLGYTAWNTNILSDTAPKGISVRDIAYLSPEKDHWYTIVTEDVFVQIEQLQSPNSYNDFQGFRIVAAMEGYTRKMAGNYRQNGWKFAGWRIENVAGQGSHRATEILVVLASVVTPKD